The following coding sequences are from one Photobacterium angustum window:
- the treC gene encoding alpha,alpha-phosphotrehalase, whose amino-acid sequence MTLSKYDENWWKTATIYQIYPKSFCDSESKGTGDIQGIISKLDYLKHLGVDAIWLTPIYQSPMIDNGYDISDYYAVNPDFGSMEDFSILLELAHQLGIRIIMDIVVNHTSTEHKWFQSALGDMKSPYRDYYIWKDPIDGKEPNNWLSKFGGNAWELDPLTNQYYLHLFAKEQADLNWENPKVRQEVKDIISFWAEKGVDGFRLDVINLISKEQNFPNDDKGDGRRFYTDGPRVHEYLQEISQAVFQKYGSVTVGEMSSTSLEHCQQYSALNGKELSMVFNFHHLKVDYVNGDKWTKTAFDFIQLKQIFHHWQTGLNGKGWGALFWCNHDQPRIVSRLGNDEKYRIESAKMLAASIHMMQGTPYIYQGEELGMTNPAYTEISQYRDIESITMYDLMVNQKGIPHEDMMAILAQKSRDNSRTPMQWNNQQHAGFTNGTPWLEIAKNYPDINAEAAIKDLNSVFYFYKRLIELRKQISVITDGTYEDLLPEHDRIFAIARQNDSQTLLCINNYYDEEIECNLPERFQIIKSQCLLSNYPQSDSSFLGYKQTLRPYETRILLIEED is encoded by the coding sequence ATGACATTAAGCAAATATGATGAAAACTGGTGGAAAACCGCGACTATCTATCAAATATATCCCAAAAGTTTTTGTGACAGTGAAAGCAAAGGCACTGGGGACATCCAAGGGATCATTTCTAAACTGGATTATTTAAAACATTTGGGGGTTGATGCTATTTGGTTAACCCCAATTTATCAATCACCCATGATCGATAATGGCTACGATATTTCAGATTACTACGCAGTCAACCCTGACTTTGGTAGCATGGAAGACTTCAGTATTTTGTTAGAGCTGGCTCACCAACTTGGTATTCGTATTATAATGGATATTGTAGTGAATCACACATCAACTGAACATAAATGGTTCCAGTCAGCATTGGGAGACATGAAAAGTCCATATCGCGATTATTACATTTGGAAAGATCCTATCGATGGTAAAGAACCTAATAACTGGCTATCAAAATTTGGTGGTAACGCTTGGGAATTAGATCCCTTAACAAACCAGTATTACTTGCACCTTTTTGCTAAAGAGCAAGCTGATTTAAACTGGGAAAATCCCAAAGTACGCCAAGAAGTCAAAGACATTATTAGCTTTTGGGCCGAAAAAGGTGTCGATGGATTTCGTTTAGATGTGATTAATTTAATCTCCAAAGAGCAAAACTTCCCAAATGATGATAAAGGTGATGGTCGCAGATTTTATACTGATGGACCGCGCGTACATGAATATTTGCAAGAAATAAGTCAGGCCGTATTCCAAAAGTATGGCAGTGTAACCGTAGGCGAAATGTCCTCTACTTCACTTGAACATTGTCAGCAGTACTCAGCACTTAATGGCAAAGAACTCTCTATGGTCTTTAATTTCCATCATTTAAAAGTAGACTATGTAAATGGTGATAAATGGACTAAAACCGCATTTGATTTCATTCAGTTAAAGCAAATCTTCCACCACTGGCAAACAGGATTAAACGGCAAAGGTTGGGGAGCACTGTTTTGGTGTAATCATGATCAACCTCGCATTGTAAGCCGTTTAGGTAATGACGAAAAATATCGCATTGAATCTGCAAAAATGTTAGCGGCATCAATACATATGATGCAAGGCACACCTTATATCTATCAAGGTGAAGAGCTAGGGATGACAAACCCAGCCTACACAGAAATCAGTCAATATCGCGATATCGAGAGTATTACTATGTACGATCTCATGGTTAACCAAAAAGGTATACCCCATGAAGATATGATGGCTATTTTAGCTCAAAAATCACGAGATAACTCACGCACACCAATGCAGTGGAATAATCAACAACATGCTGGATTTACCAATGGAACACCTTGGTTAGAAATTGCTAAAAATTATCCAGACATCAACGCTGAAGCTGCGATAAAAGACTTAAACTCCGTATTTTATTTCTATAAGCGTTTAATTGAACTGCGAAAACAGATTTCAGTAATTACTGACGGGACATATGAAGATTTGCTACCAGAGCATGATCGTATTTTCGCTATTGCACGTCAAAACGATAGCCAAACTTTGCTGTGTATTAACAACTACTACGATGAAGAGATTGAATGTAATTTACCTGAGCGCTTTCAAATAATTAAATCTCAATGTTTACTCTCTAATTATCCACAATCAGATTCGAGTTTTTTAGGGTATAAACAAACCTTGCGTCCATACGAAACACGTATTTTATTAATAGAAGAAGATTAA
- a CDS encoding Ig-like domain-containing protein, producing the protein MKRFLLPLCLSIVGCNENKHVSGEVNHAPTIKALSTINIAAGKSTTIDVIASDKDGDRLTYSLVNNPDWASIQDNIISIAPSHADIGQYVLTVKVSDGSLSAEMNTALNVNLPMTPVNPDDVNHAPTIEALPTINIAAGKSTTVDVVASDKDGDMLTYSLVNNPDWVSIQDNIISIAPSHVDIGQYVLKVKVSDGSLSAEMNTALNVNLPMTPVNPDVVNHAPTIAALPTIKIAAGKSTTVDVVASDKDGDTLTYSLVNNPDWVTIQDNTISIAPSHSDAGQHVLKVKVSDGIFDTETELNIIGLGVELDSPALTETNFRTADYILLGEDIPVITVGLDNVKTLGFNHSFSFNNISFFNNNGLITIENNTPTNISKMIIKYGENEIALLEMPYPLNAMSSAELYLPAEIVDAGNIRASYQTRAYLPNVSVGLTSTDDESEAFNPAHVTCGSDGRVCHRPAFGLEREILTTMAINIHNLMNTRDVIFRQRNFINSKCDDYDECVAYDNTRHLPYSEFVRNMNGYEGHSMYLQLHTKNKSGIHTSEGYGSGSFGNLNNFYSEEDGWASVKDVYVNKDSEQYRPYSASLYNTFFHEGAHASGLSHESGMSYGFADDLMVYMIEKDLVLPEHTVENINMWAGTRKEYIVPDIYLDVAVNDSFGAVIKVMKTNDIEIGDLTFELSSHTPVSYVFNQIDSNTFFIQFDETFPDIAADNKDDFASRGTTFFIQAYRKNAPDAKVVSYKIDRRMLIEQRERSSKITYNSMYEYFVLENDEFSSSDTPFDMRMRCFNLYGKLASPEQYSKIYDYLKKNNALSTLEYRSFISNAEDNGYIVSDFLDDEHKDDRRVIYWKLIGEDMSGICVLPRQQ; encoded by the coding sequence ATGAAAAGATTTTTATTGCCATTATGTTTATCGATAGTGGGTTGTAATGAAAATAAACACGTTTCTGGTGAAGTTAACCATGCACCAACGATTAAAGCTTTGTCGACAATTAACATTGCAGCTGGGAAATCGACAACTATCGATGTAATAGCATCTGATAAAGATGGCGATAGGTTAACTTATTCGTTAGTGAACAATCCCGATTGGGCCTCTATTCAAGATAACATTATCTCGATCGCGCCATCACATGCTGATATCGGTCAGTATGTTTTAACTGTAAAGGTTTCTGATGGTTCATTATCAGCAGAAATGAATACGGCATTGAATGTCAATTTACCGATGACGCCAGTTAATCCCGATGACGTTAACCATGCACCGACGATTGAAGCTTTGCCGACAATTAATATTGCTGCTGGGAAATCGACAACTGTCGATGTAGTAGCATCCGATAAAGATGGCGATATGTTAACTTATTCGTTAGTGAACAATCCTGACTGGGTCTCTATTCAAGATAACATTATCTCGATAGCGCCATCACATGTTGATATCGGTCAGTATGTTTTAAAAGTGAAGGTTTCTGATGGTTCATTATCAGCCGAAATGAATACGGCACTGAATGTTAATTTACCGATGACGCCAGTTAATCCTGATGTGGTGAACCATGCACCGACGATTGCTGCCTTGCCGACAATTAAAATAGCGGCTGGGAAATCGACAACTGTCGATGTGGTAGCATCTGATAAAGATGGCGATACGTTAACTTATTCGTTAGTGAACAACCCCGATTGGGTGACTATTCAAGATAACACTATCTCGATAGCACCATCACATTCTGATGCTGGTCAGCATGTTTTAAAAGTGAAGGTTTCTGATGGTATTTTTGATACAGAAACCGAACTGAATATCATCGGATTAGGGGTAGAACTTGATTCACCTGCTTTAACTGAAACTAATTTTAGAACGGCTGATTATATTTTATTGGGCGAAGATATTCCTGTTATTACTGTAGGGTTGGATAATGTTAAAACATTAGGCTTTAACCATTCGTTTAGCTTTAATAATATTTCATTTTTTAATAATAATGGTTTAATTACCATTGAAAATAATACGCCAACAAATATCAGTAAAATGATTATTAAGTATGGCGAAAATGAAATAGCGTTACTTGAAATGCCTTATCCATTAAATGCGATGAGTTCTGCTGAGTTATATTTACCTGCCGAGATAGTCGATGCTGGCAATATTAGAGCGTCCTATCAAACACGAGCATATCTGCCTAATGTATCGGTAGGGTTAACGTCAACGGATGACGAGAGTGAAGCATTTAATCCAGCTCATGTAACTTGTGGCAGTGACGGTAGAGTGTGTCATCGGCCAGCCTTTGGCTTGGAGAGAGAAATATTGACAACGATGGCAATTAATATACATAACTTAATGAATACGCGTGATGTTATTTTTCGGCAGCGAAACTTTATAAATAGTAAATGCGACGATTATGATGAATGTGTTGCTTATGATAATACGAGACATTTACCTTATTCAGAGTTTGTGCGAAATATGAATGGTTATGAGGGACATTCAATGTATCTTCAACTTCATACAAAGAATAAAAGCGGCATTCATACGAGTGAAGGGTATGGAAGCGGTAGCTTCGGTAATCTTAATAACTTCTATAGTGAAGAAGATGGATGGGCCTCTGTAAAAGATGTATATGTGAATAAGGATTCTGAACAGTATCGTCCTTATTCCGCCAGTTTATATAACACTTTTTTTCATGAAGGGGCTCATGCTTCAGGCCTTAGTCATGAGAGTGGAATGTCATACGGTTTTGCTGATGATCTCATGGTGTATATGATCGAAAAAGACCTTGTTTTACCAGAACATACTGTTGAAAATATCAATATGTGGGCTGGAACAAGAAAAGAATATATTGTCCCTGACATTTATCTTGATGTGGCTGTTAACGATAGTTTTGGTGCAGTAATTAAGGTAATGAAAACGAATGATATAGAAATTGGAGACTTGACGTTTGAATTATCATCTCATACTCCTGTTTCTTATGTTTTTAATCAGATTGATAGCAATACGTTCTTTATTCAATTTGATGAGACTTTTCCTGATATTGCAGCCGATAATAAGGATGATTTTGCATCGCGAGGCACTACTTTTTTTATTCAGGCCTATCGAAAAAATGCGCCTGACGCAAAAGTAGTGAGTTATAAAATAGATCGTAGAATGTTAATTGAGCAAAGAGAACGCTCATCGAAAATCACTTATAATTCAATGTATGAATATTTTGTTCTAGAAAATGATGAGTTTTCCTCTAGCGATACACCATTTGATATGAGGATGCGTTGCTTTAACTTATATGGAAAACTAGCGTCACCAGAGCAATATAGTAAGATATATGATTATTTGAAGAAAAATAATGCGTTATCAACACTAGAATATCGTTCATTTATCTCAAATGCAGAAGATAACGGTTATATAGTTTCAGATTTTCTTGATGATGAACATAAAGATGATCGAAGAGTTATATATTGGAAGCTAATTGGTGAAGACATGAGTGGTATTTGTGTCTTGCCAAGGCAACAGTAA
- the treB gene encoding PTS trehalose transporter subunit IIBC, giving the protein MSKIAQKEVKRLIELVGGSDNIASVSHCLTRLRFVLNDTNKANTKELDKLLIVKGCFTNAGQFQVVIGTEVDDVYKVLVDLTGKSEASKETTKNAARQNMNILERGISHLAEIFVPLLPAIITGGLILGFRNVIGDIKMFDGHTLTEISQFWASVYSFLWLIGEAIFLFLPVGVCWSTVKKLGGTPILGITLGITLVSPQLMNAYLIGQQVPEFWDFGLFTVDKVGYQAQVIPAMLAGVALALIETNLKRIIPAYLYLVVVPFISIIVSVFLAHAIIGPFGRMLGDGVAFAAKAAMTGDFAVIGSTIFGFLYAPLVITGIHHTTNAVDLQLMQQLGGTPIWPLIALSNIAQASAVVGIIIISKKHGERDISVPAAISAYLGVTEPAMYGINLKYKFPMLSAMIGSAIAAAICGSAGVMANGIGVGGLPGILSIQPQYWGIFTLAMVVAIIVPIVLTLLLYKRAQMKETLEPVTT; this is encoded by the coding sequence ATGAGTAAGATTGCACAAAAAGAGGTAAAGCGTCTTATTGAACTGGTTGGAGGTTCAGACAATATTGCCAGTGTTAGTCACTGTTTAACTCGATTACGCTTCGTGCTTAACGATACGAATAAAGCGAATACTAAAGAGTTAGATAAACTACTAATAGTAAAAGGCTGTTTTACTAACGCTGGTCAATTCCAAGTGGTTATCGGTACAGAAGTCGATGACGTATATAAAGTATTAGTGGATCTAACGGGTAAGAGTGAAGCAAGCAAAGAAACAACAAAAAATGCTGCTCGTCAAAACATGAATATTCTTGAACGTGGAATCTCCCATCTTGCTGAAATCTTTGTTCCACTACTTCCTGCAATTATTACCGGTGGCCTGATTCTAGGTTTTCGCAACGTTATTGGCGACATCAAAATGTTTGATGGCCACACACTCACAGAAATAAGCCAATTCTGGGCATCAGTCTACTCCTTCCTATGGTTAATTGGCGAAGCTATCTTCCTCTTCTTACCCGTTGGTGTTTGTTGGTCTACGGTGAAAAAATTGGGGGGAACACCAATTTTAGGTATTACGCTGGGTATTACCTTAGTATCACCACAGTTAATGAACGCGTATTTAATCGGCCAGCAAGTCCCCGAGTTTTGGGATTTCGGTTTATTTACTGTTGATAAAGTAGGATACCAAGCTCAAGTTATTCCAGCCATGTTAGCCGGTGTCGCTCTGGCGCTTATTGAAACAAACTTAAAACGTATCATTCCCGCTTATCTCTATTTAGTAGTTGTGCCTTTCATATCTATCATTGTTTCGGTATTCCTTGCCCACGCCATCATTGGTCCATTTGGTCGCATGTTGGGTGATGGTGTTGCTTTTGCAGCAAAAGCAGCCATGACCGGCGACTTTGCCGTTATTGGGTCAACTATCTTTGGTTTCCTCTACGCCCCATTGGTGATTACAGGTATCCACCACACAACCAACGCTGTTGACCTTCAACTCATGCAACAGCTTGGTGGAACACCAATCTGGCCATTAATCGCTCTTTCTAATATTGCTCAAGCATCTGCCGTTGTTGGTATCATTATCATCAGTAAAAAACATGGAGAGCGTGACATATCAGTACCTGCGGCGATCTCTGCCTATCTTGGTGTCACAGAGCCTGCAATGTACGGTATCAACTTAAAATACAAATTCCCTATGCTAAGCGCGATGATAGGCAGTGCAATAGCTGCTGCGATCTGTGGGAGTGCTGGAGTGATGGCAAACGGGATCGGTGTCGGAGGTTTACCAGGTATATTATCTATCCAACCTCAATATTGGGGAATATTCACATTAGCCATGGTAGTCGCGATTATTGTACCAATAGTACTCACACTACTTTTATATAAGCGCGCACAAATGAAAGAAACACTAGAGCCAGTAACAACATAA
- the treR gene encoding trehalose operon repressor TreR, which produces MNKKLTILDIAKLADVGKSTVSRVLTNDPKVKAQTREKVEKIIRESGYTPSKSAQSMRGGSQKVVGIIISRLDSPSENRVVATMLSTLYAAGYDVVIMESQFDRNKTNEHLSVLKKRNVDGVIVFGFTGCDENALAQWGNRVVAIAMDTQLISSINYDNQGVIEHALAHVHHQSISRISYIGVDPEDKTTGLARLTAYKKWCKNQGVTPCYKTGKLSHESAYQLVDEVLKPDTQAIICASDTIALGVAKRLQEIAREDVVVTGVGGNELLSFLFPKIFSVDPGYACAGKKAADILINQLNGNEQIVHYTQQPIPH; this is translated from the coding sequence ATGAACAAAAAACTCACCATTCTTGATATCGCAAAGTTAGCTGATGTTGGCAAGTCAACAGTAAGCCGTGTGTTAACCAACGACCCTAAGGTAAAAGCACAAACACGTGAGAAGGTGGAAAAAATCATTCGTGAGTCTGGATATACACCTTCAAAATCAGCTCAATCAATGCGGGGCGGCAGTCAAAAAGTGGTGGGGATTATCATCTCTCGCCTCGATTCCCCCTCAGAGAACCGTGTTGTCGCGACCATGTTAAGCACACTGTATGCCGCAGGTTATGACGTGGTGATTATGGAAAGCCAATTTGATCGCAACAAAACCAATGAACATTTATCAGTGCTCAAAAAGCGTAATGTTGATGGTGTTATTGTTTTTGGCTTTACCGGTTGCGACGAAAATGCATTAGCCCAATGGGGTAATCGTGTTGTTGCAATAGCAATGGATACGCAACTAATATCCTCAATCAACTATGATAATCAAGGTGTTATAGAGCACGCGCTCGCACATGTTCACCATCAATCGATATCTCGTATCAGTTATATCGGAGTAGACCCTGAAGATAAGACGACAGGTCTGGCACGCCTTACTGCTTATAAAAAATGGTGTAAAAACCAAGGCGTAACACCTTGCTACAAAACAGGTAAATTAAGCCACGAAAGTGCTTACCAATTAGTTGATGAAGTACTAAAACCTGATACACAGGCCATTATATGCGCCAGCGATACGATTGCTCTTGGTGTAGCTAAAAGATTACAAGAAATCGCACGGGAAGATGTCGTCGTAACAGGTGTTGGCGGTAATGAATTACTTTCTTTTCTTTTTCCTAAGATATTCAGCGTAGATCCCGGTTATGCCTGTGCCGGTAAAAAAGCCGCAGATATTTTGATCAATCAATTAAATGGCAACGAACAGATTGTGCACTATACCCAACAGCCCATTCCCCATTAA
- the phnD gene encoding phosphonate ABC transporter substrate-binding protein — translation MLRALKTMVCSLGLLTAATAIPVSAEEKLESLNFGIISTESQQNLKTVWDPFLKDMSDKLGMEVKAYFAPDYAGIIQGMRFDKVDVAWFGNKSAMEAVDRAGGEVFAQTVDSEGNPGYWSLLITHKDSPINSVEDMISQRSKLAFGNGDPNSTSGFLVPSYYVFAKNNIQPSEFKRTLNASHEVNLFAVANQQVDVATNNTESMRRFELTNPEKFANIKVIWQSPLIPSDPIVWRKNLPDSAKNEIYSFFMEYGTSGDEKELAVLKELGWAPFKPSSDLQLLPIRQLALFKQLNSLNKQTSLTKEQASKLQSAKSKLAVLNRQMSALEAME, via the coding sequence ATGTTACGAGCACTAAAGACGATGGTTTGTAGTCTTGGACTACTTACAGCTGCAACAGCGATCCCCGTTTCTGCTGAAGAGAAATTGGAATCGCTTAATTTCGGTATTATTTCGACTGAATCACAGCAAAATCTTAAAACAGTGTGGGACCCGTTCCTAAAAGATATGAGTGATAAACTGGGCATGGAAGTGAAAGCCTATTTTGCGCCAGATTATGCGGGCATTATTCAAGGTATGCGTTTCGATAAAGTTGATGTCGCTTGGTTTGGTAATAAATCAGCGATGGAAGCGGTTGACCGAGCAGGGGGAGAGGTTTTCGCGCAAACGGTAGATTCCGAAGGAAATCCTGGTTACTGGAGTTTATTGATCACCCATAAAGACAGCCCAATTAACAGTGTTGAAGACATGATTTCCCAGCGTTCGAAGCTCGCGTTTGGTAATGGCGATCCAAATTCAACATCAGGTTTTCTTGTACCGTCATACTATGTCTTTGCAAAGAATAACATTCAACCGTCAGAGTTTAAGCGCACGTTGAATGCTAGTCATGAAGTGAATCTCTTTGCTGTTGCAAATCAACAAGTGGATGTAGCGACGAATAATACGGAAAGTATGCGTCGTTTCGAGCTTACCAATCCAGAAAAGTTTGCCAATATTAAAGTAATTTGGCAGTCACCACTTATTCCATCCGATCCTATTGTGTGGCGTAAAAATCTCCCTGATTCAGCAAAAAATGAAATTTACAGTTTTTTCATGGAGTACGGTACTTCTGGTGATGAGAAAGAGCTAGCCGTTCTAAAAGAACTCGGTTGGGCTCCTTTTAAACCATCGAGTGATTTACAGCTGCTACCAATTCGCCAGCTAGCGCTCTTTAAACAGCTAAATAGCTTGAATAAACAAACAAGTTTAACCAAAGAGCAAGCGTCAAAATTACAATCAGCAAAGAGTAAGCTTGCTGTTCTAAACCGCCAAATGAGTGCTCTTGAAGCAATGGAATAG
- a CDS encoding sensor histidine kinase, whose amino-acid sequence MRSAMLPLMIERIKTFCASHPWLRHSAIQQGVMFVTVSIVSLLLISSITISYVDYHLDELNDEIEQNIEAFMYGMTTEIDKEPIDEDDVIDVLVTGFTLSGVLVVLLSGAIVAYMSKRNQEKIDRIEQVLKMASEGNLSVRTSVSRQDNDLDRIGYSVDEMLSHLQSVVAAMSDISANIAHELKTPITRLQYHLLTLDEMLVQQNTVDSDHLSEQLALAVKESTRLADIFDALLRISQIESGQRRQRFEAVDIVDVVNIIADIYVDVADDAGMVLNVHMPKSPLVIQGDRELLIQQLANLVENALRYCTKGSELSLICRQDNEGVLIAMKDNGPGIPEQEKERVFERLYRINKARNDGGLGIGLSLVKAVAELHKGDVKLYDCHPGLGVDIHYPKE is encoded by the coding sequence ATGAGAAGCGCAATGCTGCCGTTAATGATCGAACGCATAAAGACATTTTGCGCTTCGCATCCTTGGTTACGTCATTCTGCGATCCAACAAGGGGTGATGTTTGTTACCGTCTCTATAGTGAGTTTGTTATTGATATCAAGCATCACAATTTCGTATGTAGATTATCATTTAGATGAATTAAACGACGAGATCGAGCAGAACATTGAAGCCTTTATGTATGGCATGACAACAGAAATAGACAAAGAACCTATTGATGAAGATGATGTTATCGATGTTTTAGTCACAGGCTTTACCTTATCTGGGGTACTCGTTGTGCTACTGAGTGGTGCAATCGTTGCTTACATGAGTAAACGTAACCAAGAAAAAATTGATCGTATTGAACAAGTGTTAAAAATGGCATCAGAAGGCAATTTATCGGTAAGAACCTCGGTTTCTCGGCAAGATAATGACCTTGATCGTATCGGCTATTCGGTGGATGAAATGCTCTCTCACTTACAAAGTGTTGTGGCGGCAATGAGCGATATTTCTGCCAATATTGCTCATGAATTGAAAACACCCATCACACGTTTGCAGTATCATTTACTGACTCTTGATGAAATGCTGGTTCAACAAAATACAGTTGATAGTGATCATTTATCTGAACAGCTAGCATTAGCTGTCAAAGAATCCACTCGTTTGGCTGATATTTTTGATGCGCTATTGCGGATTTCACAAATTGAGTCAGGTCAGCGGCGTCAACGATTTGAAGCTGTAGATATTGTTGATGTAGTCAATATTATCGCGGATATCTATGTCGATGTAGCAGATGATGCAGGGATGGTCTTAAACGTCCATATGCCAAAGTCGCCGCTTGTTATTCAAGGTGATCGTGAATTGTTAATTCAGCAATTAGCTAATTTGGTGGAAAACGCATTGCGTTATTGTACTAAAGGAAGTGAGCTTTCTCTGATTTGCCGACAAGATAATGAAGGCGTGTTGATCGCGATGAAAGATAATGGGCCAGGTATTCCTGAGCAGGAAAAAGAGCGAGTGTTTGAACGATTATATCGTATCAATAAAGCACGTAATGATGGTGGTTTAGGCATAGGGTTATCTTTAGTTAAAGCGGTAGCTGAATTGCATAAAGGTGATGTGAAACTTTATGACTGTCATCCTGGGCTCGGTGTTGATATTCATTACCCTAAAGAGTAG
- the phnC gene encoding phosphonate ABC transporter ATP-binding protein: protein MDNIIEVKDLTKTFGNKKALNAIDFSIQHKEMTALLGPSGSGKSTLMRHLSGLVYGDKDQNSEIRVLGEVVQANGRATVDIRQRRAQAGYIFQQFNLVNRLTVLTNVLIGAMSHTPLWRTLSGRFSVEQKQQALAALERVGMSDFAHQRVSTLSGGQQQRVAIARALMQKAKIIFADEPIASLDPESSRIVMELLTDINQREGIPVVVTLHQVEHALKYCKHVIALKEGKVFYQGESASICQQELEQLYSYQPKVNIDESEPLPLASIENHSTPLLR from the coding sequence ATGGATAACATTATTGAAGTCAAAGATCTGACAAAAACGTTTGGAAATAAAAAAGCTTTAAATGCAATCGATTTCAGTATTCAGCATAAAGAAATGACGGCGCTCTTAGGCCCTTCGGGATCAGGTAAATCGACATTAATGCGCCATTTAAGTGGCTTAGTTTATGGCGATAAAGATCAAAATAGTGAGATCCGTGTTTTAGGTGAAGTGGTCCAAGCGAATGGTCGTGCAACGGTAGATATTCGACAAAGACGCGCCCAAGCGGGGTATATTTTTCAACAATTCAATCTTGTTAATCGTCTCACTGTTCTAACTAACGTATTAATTGGTGCCATGAGTCATACACCGTTGTGGCGTACTTTAAGTGGTCGATTCAGTGTAGAGCAAAAACAGCAAGCGTTAGCTGCTTTAGAGCGAGTTGGGATGAGTGATTTTGCCCATCAACGTGTTTCGACTCTTTCTGGTGGGCAGCAACAACGTGTAGCAATCGCTCGTGCCTTGATGCAAAAAGCGAAGATCATTTTCGCAGATGAGCCCATCGCTTCATTAGATCCAGAGTCTTCTCGTATTGTGATGGAATTACTGACAGACATTAACCAGAGGGAAGGTATTCCTGTGGTTGTTACTTTGCACCAAGTCGAGCATGCCCTTAAATATTGTAAACATGTCATCGCATTAAAAGAAGGCAAAGTCTTTTATCAAGGTGAAAGCGCAAGCATCTGCCAACAAGAGCTTGAACAGCTCTATAGCTATCAACCCAAAGTCAATATTGATGAGAGTGAACCTCTACCACTAGCGTCAATAGAAAACCATTCCACCCCTTTACTACGTTAA
- a CDS encoding helix-turn-helix transcriptional regulator — protein sequence MNNPQAFYHRLKQAREEHGMTQVDAAKHLKIARQTYLDLENGRTQPRLDTLLELSKMFNKSIMFFAGDRPSLDEFDTLELLAELQQRYVTLSANKTDAATAQPE from the coding sequence ATGAATAACCCCCAAGCCTTTTACCACCGGCTTAAGCAAGCCCGTGAAGAGCATGGCATGACACAAGTCGATGCCGCAAAACACCTTAAGATAGCAAGACAAACCTACTTAGACTTAGAGAATGGTCGAACTCAACCACGCTTAGATACACTTTTAGAATTATCAAAGATGTTTAATAAAAGCATCATGTTCTTTGCTGGTGATCGCCCTTCTTTAGACGAGTTTGACACCCTAGAGTTATTGGCAGAGCTGCAACAACGCTATGTGACGCTTTCCGCTAACAAGACTGACGCAGCGACTGCTCAACCCGAATAA